Part of the Oncorhynchus mykiss isolate Arlee chromosome 26, USDA_OmykA_1.1, whole genome shotgun sequence genome is shown below.
TTGTCCATCTCAGAACACCATTGACACGCAGAGAGAGTACTGTGCATCATCATTTTCATTACCTCTGTGGTTCTGGGCTCTCTCAAGGGGGAACTGTGAAGATGGGGAACACGAACCGGCGCTGACACGCAGAGAGAGAACAAGCTTTTTGAAGGCGAGAGATGTCTAATCAGTTTGGAAGTGAGCGCATAGTCAGGGGAACTCTACGCACTCAACGGGAGACGAAAGGCGTGTTATGACCCCTTCATCCCGCTGTCAGAACTGCTTAGCCTCGCGGCAGTGGAGGGGAATGGTTTGGTGTTCGGCCCTAAACAGCGTGTATGTGTCAGGGGTGCAGTGGGACCTGGTGGGGGCTAGTGTCGTACTGTCTGATGgggtttgaggtgtgtgtgtgtggggggggggggtgtttgggATGACAAGCTGCTCAGATCTCTGATGTAGAATGGTGGgagaggcaggggggggggggggggcaggaggaAGGGGGATGTAAATGTGTGGCGGGGGGCATCCTGTTAGGACCCACAGAACCAGCCTCGCACATCCATCTCCTGGGCCCAGCAGCCACGTTCAATTTACCAGCCTTCCCAGCTGTCTCGTGACTAGCCTTGTAAGAGCTAGTTTAGTCAGGAGTCTCAGCGCGCCTGGCCATCTGTGCCTCGTGATGGCCGTCTAAATTGATTTACTGCACTCCATACTCTACGCTGTTTTTTTTTTCACTCTGCATGTTTGCTAGGAGAAGCAGCCATTTCAATTGCCGATCATGTCATGCAAGCTGTAAATGATGATGTATGGTTTCAAGTTGCAGACATCTAGCATTTTATCGCAGTAGTTTTCATCTTTAATAACTTTACCTTGTCTCTTGTTTCAGCCCCGTGCAATAGCAACACATTTTTTTGCCATAGCAACATGTGCATCAATAACTCCTTGGTGTGTAATGGGGTCCAGAACTGTGTCTACCCCTGGGATGAGAACCATTGTAAGGGTGAGTGAAAATTACATTTCCCATTCTCTACTTTTAATCATTTAGTACTTTTATCATGTGGTAACTTGACTTGCGACAACCAAACCATTATAGTAGACTTACTGTTTTTTCCGCTTCACAAACAGAGAAGAAATCCAATGGCCTGTTCCATCAGATTACTAATACCCACGGCACGGTGATCGGCGTGTCCTCAGGCGTGGTTCTCGTCCTACTCATCATCTCCATCCTGGTCCAGATGAAGCAGCCCAGGAAGAAGTTGGTAGCCCGCCGGCCAGTCTTCAACAAGGCTGGCTTCCAGGAGGTCTTTGACCCTCCCCACTACGAGCTCTTCTCCCTCCGTGACAAGGAGATCTCCTCTGACCTGGCTGACCTATCAGAGGAGCTGGAGAGCTACCACAAGCTGCGCCGCTCCTCCACCACGTCGCGCTGTGTCCACGAGCACCATTGTGGCTTGCAGGCCTCGGGAGGCAGCATGAAGCAGAGCCGCACCACCCTCAGCTCCATGGAGCTCTCCTACCACAACGACTTCTCCAAGCCACCGCCCATGAAGACATTTAACAGCACCTATAAGAAAAGCTGCTACGGCTACAAACAGACTCACGATTGCGCCGAGAATGTCATTGAAGACCGTGTCATGGAGGAGATCCCCTGTGAGATCTACGTCCGCGGCGGAGCGGCCGGGCCAAGTGCTGGGCCAGGAGGCTGTGGCACCCTCAGCTCCCGCAACGGGGGCCGCAATAACACCAGCATCGTCGACCCCCAGCAGCGTTCAATGTCCATGGACTTCTAGGTGAAGATGGGAGAGGGGGaagtaaaggaggagaggaacCTTACTCAAGTTTATTTTCTGGTTTTCCTTCTTTTGATCAGTTTAATAGGGGGGACTCTTCGCATGCAGATTCAGCCTTTCCCCTGTATGCTCAAAATAACGGGACActgccacacagagacacagtcagaTGAAAATTACTTGACTGTTTACTGTATTTACATTCATTCACATGTCAAGCACATATATATTATCcttctattttcatctttatttttgtctatgtactgtatattaaaacCAGAGTATCAAGCTTCATGTTGTTGCTTTTAACCCATTCATTTGATATTGTTTGATTTGATAAAAATGTGCATATATGATGACAATGATGTGATGCAGGTTATGATtaccacacacacatctacacacatgcAGAGCCCCAATGAATATTCTATGTCTTGAGGGAACACACTAAATATACATTCAGATGTGGCAGATTTTCATGTAGGATATCTACAGGAtatttgccagcagcataccaccctgcataccactgctggcttgcttctgaagctaagcagggttggtcctggtcagttcctggattggagaccagatgctgctggaagtggtgttggtgggccagtaggaggcactctttcctctggtctaaaaaaatatcccaatgccccagggcagtgattggggatactgtagggtgccgtctttcggatgggacgttaaacgggtgtcctgactctctgaggtcattaaagatcccatggcacttatcgtaagagtaggggtgttaaccctggtgtcctggctaaattcccaatctggccctcaaaccatcacggtcacctaataatccccagtttagaattggctcattcatccccctcctctcccctgtaactattccccaggtcgttgctgcaaatgagaacgtgttctcagtcaacttacctggtaaaataatggataaataaaaataaatcaaatagacAGAGGAAtagatgtgttttctgtgtgcttTTTAACATTTTGGTTCCATTTGGGGATTTTGAGTTCAGATGCGGACTATGTTGGTGAACCCAGAGAGTATAAAACGGGGAATCTATAAAGGGATTGGGATGCCGACACAAACACACCTGGTACAGGGTTGAATATCCATGAAGTTTTTAAATGATAAATAAAAGCTAAAAGGGTCATTCGGGAGCTGATGATAAATTCAGAGTGATGTGAGAAAGTAGCCTAAATAGGCTAGCAACTTTTAATTCAGAAATGTTGATATTACCTGAATGGTGGAATAAGGACTACACAGATGAGATTTTGTCTTCTGATATGACATTTAaatcaaacagacagacagacagacatgggccACCATTTATTATTTCAATCACTGGTTGTAGGATTTCATTGTTTCATTAAAAGAGACCCTACTCACTTACCTGTGTCTGCCTTTCATTTGATAAGAAAACACTAACAGTTGctctacattaaaaaaaataccaaAACCCCACAACAACTTAATGAAACAGCATGGGAATTGAAACTACTGAAAATAGCCTGAAGTTAAGTTTTTGTTTAGTTGATGTGTACAAATACATTGTATTCTTAGCCAttttagaaaaatgtaatatTAGTCTCCAATTCATATTAtgtatattgtaattaattaccATAATTGACTCTGCTCAGtcctataaaaatgtatttatatgatTATATTATACATTGAACCGatgtaataaaacatttttttgactGAGTTTTGTGCAACCGGGCCTTTTAAAATTCCTCTTCAATCAAAATTCACTCTGTAGCATGCAGTGTATAGGATCTTATGTCCATTAGTGTCTGTAGCAATCAATGtcaattacattttatttcacttaATTTACTGCAACACCATTGTTAGATGAGACACACAAAACACGGAGACAGACATCAGTCATAGAAGCCGAATCTCTTTCTCCACCACCCAAcatcccaacctctctctctctctgctgtcatgTTGCATTAGACAATACGATATGCGCTTAGGGCTTCATCTGTCTTTAAAaggcagaggacacacacagagtgcCACAAGTATCAATGGGGTCTGAAGCTACAACGAAGCCCTGAGAAACCCACAAAAAATTATCTATGATCTATATTCCTACCAACATAGACCCAATGATGTGATTCTGTAGGCCTTGATGTAAAGATATGGTGGACTGTGTCAACCAAGAGAGGACAAATGACTCCTGAAGCACATACGAAGACTGAGCAAATACTGTGTGTCTTTAAGTGCATGTGCGagcttgtatgtgtgtggttgtgattTTGTCAAAGTTTCATCTTAGAGACATGCCACAagtggtctcttcacagtccccaagtccagaaggcgcacagtactaaatagagcaatgactacatggaactctattcgacatcaagtaactcatgcaaacagtaaaatttgatttaaaaaacagataaatgcatgcatacacacacacacacacaatagcatacacacatacacatggattttgtactgtatcTATGTGgttgtggtggagtaggggcctgagggcacacagtctgtgaatgtattgtaatgtttttaaaattgtataaactgccttaatgttgctggaccccaggaagagtagctgctgccttgtaaAATACCTGAATCAATTGCTCATGTATAATAGAGAGGATAAAATATATGAGGCGAAAAGAAGGAAGTCACCCTATAATTGAGATGCACCTCTTTTTTTCTAACGCCAGGAGAAAGGTTAAAGTTGACGTTGCGTATGACGTTTTCGACCGGctcttcttccttctcttctcGCTTCCCGTGCAGAAGGTCCGATCTCCAGCTTCATCATGGCGAACGTTGTCGATACTAAATTATATGACATCCTAGGGGTGTCCCCCACTGCCACTGAAAATGAGTTGAAAAAGGTAACGTTGACTGTAGCTCCCGATTTATCGAGTTAAATTTAATCTAGGTGCTGTGGAGTTTGAATTGTTCGTAGAAACAGGAAATAGGTTATTCTGGCTAAAAGCTAGTCTGGCCTAGAAACGGTAACTAGCTCTGTTTCTAGCTAACAAACGTTAGCGTCAATCAGCAAATACTTGTCAACTGTGTCCTGTACTACAATTTTTCTGCCTTAATGTTTTAGCTAACTACCTCTGTCTTTGGCGCAAAGTCTTTTAGATGTTTGTACTTTGCGCTTACGTTAGCTTTCAGTTTCAACAATGATGGCATCTCGTAAAACGAACACCGGCTTCGAGTATCTTTTTTGTAAAAGTTAGCATGCGGTTGGTAGCTCTATCACATGTCTAGAGTCCGCATAATACGCACTGTATTGTTAAATATTAAACATTTTACTGTATCAACTCGTTTGATAGCACTGGATTAGCAGTTTTGTTTACGTTTTTCCAGACTGGTGGTTGTTAACCAAGACAAtgactagctagtagctagctaactctcGTGCGTCTGTCTGCTTATAACAGATAAAAGACGCAACCGAGTCGCCTCATACCAGGTTGCTATAGATAAGTTACTATATCAAGGTTACCCCAGTTTGATCTTTTAACGTTTAACTAACTCTTCGCTAACGTAGTGTGTGCCACCAAACGAGTTAGCTGGCTAGTTGCGTTATTTAGCCGGCTAACCTACGACGTTAACTCACGTGTTTACAGATTCATTCACAGTAATGGCATTTTGGGGCCAAATCTCCAAGGTCGGACATTTTGGGTTGATTTTGTTGGGGGAAAATTTGATTCATAGTTGGTTAATAGTTGTGAAAAACATTTGAACTGTTTAGCCAGTAGCTTACTTTAGTCATTGTGAGAAAGTGGCTAGCTAGCCCGTCAACGTGCATATAGTAGTTAGCTATCTTCCGCAGATTTTTTAAATTCAatttactagctagctaatttaggcCAGCTAACTAACCTTACCGTACAAAGCAACGTCAGATTCCTGTCACTATTTAATTGATGGCCACTACTGGGATTACGTAAAAAGTGGAAATGTTTATACAACTcattggctaacgttagctagcataaATAATCGAAACCAGTGCCTTGTTGTATTCATGTGCTTGCCTTTTCTTTCAGTCATACCGGAAGCTAGCAAAGGAATATCACCCCGATAAAAACCCAAATGCTG
Proteins encoded:
- the LOC110506357 gene encoding neuropilin and tolloid-like protein 2 isoform X2 produces the protein MQRALPRQRIQLAFDKNYYMEPSFECRFDHIEVRDGPFGFSPIIDRFCGSKSPGLVTSTGRFMWIKFTSDEELEGVGFRIKYTFIADPDFHLHVGGLLNPIPDCQFEIGGYDGVIRSSQVEEEDKIKPGDALDCIWTIRAPPQSKIFIRFLEYQMEHSNECDKNFVAVYDGSSAIENLKAKFCSTVANDVMLTNGVGVVRMWADEKSRLSRFQMLFTSFVDPPCNSNTFFCHSNMCINNSLVCNGVQNCVYPWDENHCKEKKSNGLFHQITNTHGTVIGVSSGVVLVLLIISILVQMKQPRKKLVARRPVFNKAGFQEVFDPPHYELFSLRDKEISSDLADLSEELESYHKLRRSSTTSRCVHEHHCGLQASGGSMKQSRTTLSSMELSYHNDFSKPPPMKTFNSTYKKSCYGYKQTHDCAENVIEDRVMEEIPCEIYVRGGAAGPSAGPGGCGTLSSRNGGRNNTSIVDPQQRSMSMDF